CATTGACCGTAGCTGGCGAGAAACTCTTGGTAAAACCAGGGGGCAAAGGCAATACGGTTACCTGCAAATCATCGCTCGCAGGTGGGGCATCCGTGGGGACGCCGCCGACAATACCGGAAAGGTTGCTTGTGATATTGGGGTAATCACCCGGTGGGGCGCCGGCTGGCACCTGCAGGGTAATATCAATAGTGCACGATCCACTGGCCGGAAGTGAGCCGCCGGTCAAGGTCAGAAGGCTGGTACCACTCACCTGGGAACCTGCGCCGCAAACATCTGCCAGCGGCAGCCCCTGTGCCGCAAGACCGGTAAGCGTTGCATCAAGGTCGTCAGTAAAGGCCAGGCTGGTCACCGCAGAACTGGTGAAATTTTCCAACGTGAAGCGCAGCGTTACCATGCCGCCAGCAGACACCGGGTCATCAATGAACCCTTTGGAAATCGCCAGACGGGTGACTTCAAGATCATCAGTGGCACTACCGCTGTTACCGGCAGTAGAGGTAAGGTCACCGGACACGTTGGTGTAAATGCCAGGCGTCGACGCAGTCACATCCACGGCAACCTGACATGAGTCATTCGCCCCAACACTGCCACTGAGCAGAGTGATCGCGGTGCTGCCGCCTGACGCGGTCACTGTTCCTGCGCACGAATTACTCACACTCGGCACACCGGCAATGGTGACCCCGGCGGGCAGGTTGTCAGTAAACTCAAGGCTTTCAGCCGGGAGGGGCTCTGCCGTGTTGTCGATCGAAAACGTCAGGCGCGAGATGCTTCCAGGCGTGATGACCTCCGGAGCAAAGGTTTTCGAAAAAGTCGGCATTGCAATGGCTGGCGATGCAGCAAACAGGCTGAGCACAGCCAATAGAACTGAACAGACAACTGGCGTATGGCGTTGGAGCGATGGAGAAATCAGGTTCACGGTTCTGGTCTCAGAGAAATTGACCAATGAATAGTAGCATTCGAGAGTACCAGGAACCTGATTCCGGTTATATCAACGTGCAGCAACCCAACACGCTTGCCACCATCTACAACTGTGCGGCAAGGGCGCGCGCCTTGCGCAACCAACGGTCCCGCTGTGCTGGCGTCGAACCCAGTATTGGCCCCATCAGCAAGCTCCGGACCGGGCGGATGCCACAGAACTCCAATGTCGTCACCTTCATCTGACGCACGGCTGGAGCACCATAAACCCAGCGAAAATACCAGGGGGGCGTATCCATCGTGATCAGCAAGTGAGCCGACCTTCCTTTCAGCAGTTGCTGAGGAAACTGTTTGTCAGCTACATACCGGAAGGCAAATCCGGGGAGAAACGTACGGTCCAGGAAGCCCTTCATCAGAGCTGGCGTACTGCCCCACCAGACCGGGTACACAAATACGAGATGGTCAGCCCATAACATCCAGTCCTGAGCCGCCTGCAGGTCGGGCTCCAGCACCTGCTCCGACCGATAACCGTCGTGCAACAGGGGGTCGAACGCCAGTTGATCCAGCCGCAACCACCTGACCTGATGCCCGCTCCGTATTGCCTCCTCCGCATAAGCCTCGGCCAGCGCAGAACCATAGCTCTGTGCCGAAGGATGTCCCACAACCAGCAAAATACGCCTGTCACCCATATCAGGTCTCCCGATCAGTGCATGATCGCAAGAGTGTGCACCTTGCCCCTAGGGGCAGAGTCAAGGGTGTCCGTTGGGCATATTTTCCATATGTGTGCGGGCCACACCTTCACACAGCGCTTGCGAGGTATTCGCTGACTCGGCCAGGCACAGCCGTATATCCGCTCCAATCCGGTCGACTTGCAGTTCAAGCTGTTCCAGCTGGCGAATAGTGTTGCGTATGGCCGTTTTCTTTCGATCCAGCTGCTGCAGCAACGTTTCCCAATCCGGCTCTACCTGATCAGCCTTTAGTGCAGAACCAAGTTCCGTGAGCGTGAAACCGAGCACTTGCGCCTGACGGATGACCTGAATCTGTTGCACATGCTCTTCACCATAGACCCGATAGGCGCCTTTCCGGGGGACCCTAGGGAGCAATTTCCGGGCCTCATAGAGCCTTATTGCCTTCGGGGATGCACCTGTGCGTCGCGCTAATTCGCCGATAAGCACCTGATCACCTCCATGCAGAATATGTCGAAAAACCAGCCAGCAGAATTGCAATGCACCGGATCCAGTGCCCATTCACCCCCTTGAAGCGGCAACGCGCTGGCTTCACGGCGAGCATGGAATGCGGTAAACAACTCGAGCGAGCGTGTAGCGTCACGACCTCACCTTCGCTCGCTGAAGCGCCAGGCGCGTCAAGGGAGGCCCGATGATTTCGAATACCACTGTCGCCCCCAGTACCACTGGCAGCAGCACAGCAGCGCGATCAGGAAACTGTTCGGCGGCGACCAGCGCCATACCCACCGCGACGCCAGCCTGGGGTAACAATGCAACACCCATCCAGGGGCCAGAACCTTTGGGCATGGCGCTCCACTTTGCCCCCAACGAGGCACCAAACATGCGCCCGCAGACACGCGCAAGAATGTAAGCGGTGCCAAGCAAGCCCACTGCCGCCAGCGCATCCAGTTTCAATGCTGCCCCTGCCAGCAGGAAAAAGACCAGCATAAAAGGCCACTGAATATGCTCGATGGCGTGAAAAGGCCGGGCATGATGGCGGGCAAGATTGGCCACTACCGCACCCATGACTACGGCGGCAAGCAGGAAAGAAACCTCAAACCAGCGCGCGGCGCCCAGGCATAAAAAGACCAGACCCAACGCCTCGGCCAGGGTCGGATCGCCCGGCGAGACCCGCCCGGTAGCAAAGGCAGCCGGGACGCCCAGGACCACGCCCAGGACCACGGCCCCGCCGATATCCCATGCCCCGTGACTCAGCGCAGCCATGCCGCTACCGCCATCGATCATCGATGCTGCAGCCATCATCAGACTGAACATGAGTACCCCCCAGGCGTCGTCCACGGCCACAACCCCCAGGAGCGTATCGGTAAACGACCCCTTTGCACCGCTCTCACGCACAACATCCGTCGTCGCCGCAGGTGCCGTTGCAGTCGCCAGGGCACCCAGCAGTAAAGCGAGCGCCAGGTCGTCGGTCACCAACCAGACTGCAGTGAACACGAGGGCTGCGGTGAAAATGGTGACAGCAAGAGACAACGCCAGTACATCACGCCCATGACGTTGCAAAGTCCGTCGGCTCAAATGCCCGCCCAGCAGGAAGCCGACCATGGTCAGAGCAACCTGGGAAACGACATTGAACCACTCGGTACCTGCAGGGTTCAGCCAGCCCAGCAGCGACGGGCCCAAAGCTACGCCAGCAATGATCAATAACGTCACGCGAGGAATCGGCGTATGCCGCCCCAACGATTCGGCGGCCAGGCCAACCAGAAAAATGAACCCCAACAGAACAAGCCCCGAGGTCAGGTCGGTCATGGTTACTCCTGAAGCCAGTGAGTGATACAGGGTCGACAACCTGCCGCGGTCACCGATTTACATCCTGCCATCCAGAAACACTCATGAACAAGCCTGTAGCACAATTGCACGCAGTTTTCTCCACGCGAGCAACCACTGGTCAGGCGCCGTGAATGGCCAGGACCTCAGCATTGGCGAAATGTTGGCTGGCCGCCTGGAGGCGCCAGCGAAAACCGGGCTTCAGCATCGCAGCATATTCAGGAAGCACTACAAACCGGATCCGGACAATACCCTGCTCACCTGGAGCGATCCCCGCCCCTTGGGCAACCATGATTTGCCCCATACACATCTCGGAATTACCCGGCCCGAGAAAATTATGATTTGGACGCAGGCCCGAGGTCACCGGGTTGGTCCAGCCCGATTCCTCGCCAGGCAGCATAGTGAGCAACGCTTCAACGTCAACTGTAACCCAGTGCACCTATCGCGGACTCCCGAGGCGTGTGCCAATGACCACGACCACAGACTCCGGTTCGCCAGTCAGCCCTTTTGAAGGTAGTTGCTTCATCTGCCTTGTTCCCCGACATAGAGTTGCGCCAACCCCGGCTCGACAGCGGCCGAAAAATCGTCTATCAGCGATTGCTCTGATCCAAACCCATAGATTTCGATTGAAAAAAACCATCGATTGTCATTATCCAGCTGATTGAACAGCACCTCATCCACAATCAGCCGAAAATACACCTTGGTTGGTGGCCCCTGATCCGCCTGCACAGCGATGCAAGTGAATCCTTTCTTGCGTTTTCTGATATTCAGAACATCGTCAAAGCACGGGTTGTAACTGACCGAAAATTGATTATCAACCAAAAAACGATGGACGATGCCAAAAGCCAGAACGTAATTCTTTTCCTCGGCCAAAAACTGCTTTTGGTATATCAGCTCAAGAGCCTCAGGCGGTTCGCCGTTCGGACCAATCTCCTGGTCGGCAGCCGGGTAAGGCTCGGAGCACCCGGCAGCCAGCAGAAAAGTAAAAACAATGATCGCTCGAACAATCAACACAACCTCCGTCTGTTGAATTACCGAAAACACAAACCACCTACATTTCCAAAGCCGTTCATGGTAAATGACGATCGCGCCAAGCCGGTGGCGGCACGAACTGATGAGCTGTAGAGAACTTCGCTTGACGACTCGCTCCAGATAATTTAATAACTGTCTACTTGTCTTGAAGTTCCTTTATGCCCTGGAGGAAATGGCCTATGCCTTCCCCTGTGAGCGCCATTCACACAGCACTTCAAGCTTTAACCGCAGGCCTGCTGCTCAGCTCGCCCCTTGTGTACGCCGCCGATTCCGTCGTAAGGATATTCGGAGTTGGCCAAGGCTATACTGTTCCGCCCGGCGAGCGTTTCAAAGTCCACTATCAGGTTATCCCTGATGCCGGTGGCGATCACTATTTTTATATCGACGAGGCCCTTGTCCTGGTCAGGAATGCCAACCTGATTGACCGTACCGCCTCCGGTACTTTCAACCTGACCTACCCTGCTGGCCTGGCAAAGGATCGCCTGCTGGAGCTGCGTATCTGTATCGGCGCAACGCCGGTTGCGCCCTGCGACCAAGTCAGTATTCGCGCCGGCCATGTTCTGACGCCCGAACAGGCCATTGAGATCAGTCCCAGTGGTGTCGCCGGCCACCTACCTCCGCTGACGTCCGTTGACATCGGCTACACCATCCTGAAACCAACGGCTTCCGACCAGCTTTTCTACATTGACGACGAGCTGCGCGAGCGGAGAACAGCCACCAGCCCGCAATCAGGATTCAAGACCATCAGGTATTCCGGTGGGCTCAAAGATGGCGAAGAGCGCTTGTTACGCTTCTGCGTCGATGAAGGCACAGCCAGTTCGGCCTGTGGTTTTGCCATGGTCACCGGCGGTCAACCTCCCGATGGCGTGGATGTGCCGGAACCATTCTCGGCAGCTGATCTGGCAGCCCACTACCAGCCCGTAACTGGGTGCAGCCCCGTATGCGGGTATTACTCGAATATCTACTATGGCGATCCTGACGTCAGTTGGGTGCCTGAACGTGGCGATGGCCAGCCGGACGGGTTACGCATGGATCTCTATTATTCGCACCCAGACGGACGTCTAAATCCAGAAGCCCCGCCGGCCACGCTCATCATTTATGGACATTCAGCCGGATCGAACAAGGAATCACTGCTCTCGCGCAATCAGTCACTACTCAGTCATCTGCTGGATATCGCTGACTCAGGCGCAGGTGTGGTCGTTGCATCAATAGATTTCAGGCACCCGCTAAAGCAGCTCGAGGACGACCTCACACCGACCTCAGTCGACGACTTCAGCCACGCCATACAGTTTGCTCGCCACCAGGCCGCAGCGCTCAATATCAACCCTGATGACATATTTCTGGTGGGCACGTCGCTGGGTGGCGGTGTAGCGGTCCACGCCGCCGTGCGTGACATCGCCAACCCATCGGACCCGTCTGAGGTCCGGCGAACGTCATCCAGTGTCCGTGGCGTCGTCACCCGCGATGCGCAGACTTCATTTTCGCCGCACTGGTTTCGCAGTCATTTCCTTGAAACGGCAGTTGCAGCAAGATATCAGACTGACCTGCTGGACGACGAACAACGCCTGATTTACGGCCACGCACCGGCTGGCGTCAACAGTGACTCACCGCTAATGGAGTTGCTTTATACCAGCCACTACATTGATCACAAGGTAACGCTACCCGAGTATCTTGGCAGAACAGTCGACCTGGTACATCTGCCGAACTACGGCCTGGTAATGGAAGCGCAATATCAGCTCTACGGCCTGGATGATCGTATCCGTGTGATGGAGCGCTACGCAGGTAACTTTGGACGCGATGCCGCGCGGTTTATTGCACAGCACCGTCTTGGTCGGTATTGACCTGTTCGTCAAACTGCGGCCAGGGCGGGTTGGCTAATTGCCAGCTCACCAATTCAGACAAAAGGCAAGCTCCCGCAAACGCCCTCGGCAGTTACCGCATGATAGGGTGAAACGCCCAATCATGCAGTTTCCCATCACCCACGAGGTGTAACCGGCCTGTCGTTGGGCAGGTATTCGCGGATATAGCGCCGAGCGTGATACACGGTAATGAGCTTTTCAATCGCTAGCAACCCACCGAAGAAAGTCGCCGCTTCCCAGCTGCCTTCTTGCCCGGCCAGACCGCCGGACATGGCATCGGCCACGAGCAATAGCAAGCCCGCCTCCACCATCAAATCGCCAATACCGAGGAACCAGTGACCCGTATAAAAGTACCCGCCACCGGGCAGCAGTAGCGACAGTCGAGTAGCCGTCCCCATATCCTTGAAAGTGAGCCGACACTTGTCGCATTGGTAATGATCTGGTTGTAGCGGAGCTGTACAGCGCGGGCACAGATGTACCCGCCCGCCCAGAGTGGATGAAGGACCTCTACGGCTGCCTGATTTAAAATCTTTGAAGTGCGCCTTCAGTTTTGCACGCTCATTTCGCAGAAAGAGGAACGTCTCCTTGCTGCCGTTGCGGTAGCGGATTTTCAGGTGGCGACTGCCCACCCGGATATCCTCGCAATCAGCATATTCAACCTGAGCGATACTATCGCGATAACCGAAGTTTGGCGTGGCCGGCAGATGCAGGATGCGTTGATCGGTGATGACCAGCAGTGCCCGGTTTATATAGAACACGATCCAGCCGCCGGTCAGTTGCTCAAGTAAAGACGTAGGCGAACAGCAAGTGGCGACGAGCAACACCCGTTCGTCCGTACGCAGAAACTGTGAAAGATCCGGAATCTTCGACAGCAATTTTCGCTGACGCTTTTCAATCCGCCGTTTATAGATCTGCTTGTGGTTGGAAAACATGAAATCCACGTCGAGGCATTCAGCCCACGATGGGTCCAGAGTAGTAGATTGGCTCATTGTTTCTCTTTATCGTAGATTGCCCGTGGTGCTCTACCAGGAGTGGTAACGGGCATAGCCTTGAACAGGGTGTAGGTCACGCGAAAGCTCCGGAATTGCCGACTGGAGTTGATGCCAACACATGGCGGCATGGCGGTCTCAAGGTCCAAGTGCAACACTCAGTTAATGGATTCAAGGTTATTTAAAAACAATGTCGGTTTTACGCAGAGAGCAGAACCTTCAAAGCGTTTTGAGCAAATGACCATGAATTTGATTCCACAACCGTAACCTAAGTTGATGCCAACATTATTATAGCCAACCCGATTAATTGTAAGAAAAACGGGTTTTTAGCTTCAGACCAATGAATAACCAGAAACACAAAGCTGATGGGTGAAAGAAAAAAGCACCCAAGCCCCCACCATATACTCTGTTGAAAGGCCGCAATCAAAAAACCCAACGCCCCAATGATCGCTATTCCAACCCCCAGATAGGTTAGCAACTCCATTTATCTGACCTCTTATCTCTATATTTTTATATTCACGGTGCCCCGCAATCTCTCACGGAAGACCTTCACTTAACACCCGGATGAACACGCGCAGGAAAGAGATACTTTCATCTGCATGACAGGATCGGCCAAATAAAGCATGCGGCTGGAACATCGACGCAAGAAGTGCACCCATCTTGCATTAGCGCCAACGATCCTGGCGTTATTACCCAGGTTGCATCAATTAAATTGCAGCGTTTTGCATAATCAGTACCGCAGGCCCGCCATGACAGAACTGGGTAACAACCTGAACGGGAGTGCCCTGGCGTAATCGCTTAGCCTCTGAAATAAAGTCACGGTTGTTGTCTGGCTGGCTGATTCCCTGTCGGTAAAGTGCGGCAGCCAGCCCGCTGATTGCCATCCCGTACTGCATTCGGTCCAATGCCATTCTGAATTGAACAATAGCAGCCTCTGCATCATCCTTTGTGCAGAGCAAGAATGCACCGTAGTTGCCGTAAAGCCAGGCAGAGTCCGGATCGTTGGCTATCTGCCGATGGTAGGTTTCCTCCACCTTCTCGAACTGTCCACTACCTTTATAATAATCCAGGAGTCCCCCAAAGGCTGATGACATGGCTTTCGAGCTTTCCGTACCACTGTCAATGACACTCTGGTAAAGCAGCAAGGCGTCGCCATGCTTGCCTTGAGCAATCAGTACGTTGGCCGTGTTCAAGGCCAACCATGGACTCTCAGTGCCAATTTTCCTTGCCTTGTCCAATGCATCAAGGGCGTCAGTCAGGCGATCCTGCAAATAATATATATTGCCCGCCGACACATAAGCATCCGCGTATCCAGGATCCAGTCGAAGGGCTTCATCGACCGAGCGTTCGGCAGCAGCCACCCCTTCTGGCTCGTACCGTCCTCCACTGATATAACTGCTCATGATGTAGTAGCGCGCATAGGCGCGATGGGCAGGGGCAAACTCAGGGTCAGCGCGAAGCACCCCATCCAGTTTGACTTTGGCTGCATCGAGAGCACGGGGATCGCCCCGCCAACCATCAAGCAGCGCAACAGCTTTATCATAGGCAGCCTGCTGGGCCGGAGTGCTGGTCATATGCCGCGTTGCGCCTGCATGGGCGCTGAAGCTAAAACCAGAATACACAACAAGGACAAGCAGTATTTTTGTAAGCAGATTCATAAACATCCTATGTAAGATAAGAGCACATCCAGCTTGGAGACCACCCTGTCCATCATTTGCTGGAGACTACTGCCTTTTAGATACGCTACCGCCCTACCCTGAATACGCGAGCATGCCGGTGGTGACTGGGATCAAATGTTGGGGTAACGCAGGAAGGGTGTCAGTGCATCCATTCGGGGGCGAACTGGCATCCTGCCATGGTTTGAGAACATAACTCACTTGGGCCTCGCTGACCAGTTTTGACTGCTATTCCTGCTGAATGCTGACCCGTATTACCGCTCAGAGTGTTCAGGTTGAATCCGTTGCATCGTCTTTATCCGGTATTGCTTCCACGACCAATGCAAGCCGGTCATGTTCGAAATCCATGTGTGCCGGCTCCAGACTGGGCAATGACTTGCTGGCCTTGGCCGACAGCTGGCTGAAGCGGTCAACCTTGCCATACAGGCCCTGTTTGCCGGCCAGGGCGGTGACTGTGTTGTTGTAATGATTGCTGACGGTTGCCAGGGTGACACCCAGCTTGCTCAGGCGCTCGGCTACCAGGCCGACCTGGTTGTAGATTTCACCGGCTTTCTCACTGATTTCACGGGCTTCGGTGTTACTGCGTTCGATCATCCACAGGTTTGAAACCGTACGCAGAATAGGGATCAGGGTCGTGTGTGATACCAGCACAATACCTTTGTTGTAACCATATTCGAACAGGTCTCGATTGTTCTTCAGCGCTTCGATATAGGCTGGCTCAATCGGCATGAACATCAACACAAAGCTTGGGCTGCGCATGCCAACCAGGTTGGTGTAATCCTTGGCGGCGAGCTCGTCGATATGTCGGCGCACCGCTTTGATGTGCTCGTCCATGGCCAGCTTGCCAAGCTCCGGTGTTTCAGCGCTGACGGCGCGCTCATAGGCCAGTAGCGATACCTTGCTGTCGATGATGATGTGTTTGCCATCGGGCAGTTTGATCAGGTAGTCGGTTTGCCTGTTTTTGCCGTCTTTGGTCTTGAATGACGATTGCGTTTCGAAATGCGCGTCTTCCATCAGGCCGCTCATTTCAAGGGTGCGGCGCAGCTGCGCCTCGCCCCAGGCCCCGCGTTGCTGGGAGTCACCCTTGAGCGCGGAGGTAAGGTTATTCGCCTCTTTGCTCATTTGCAGGCCGATATCCAGCACCTTGCGGATCTCGGCACCCAGACTGCTATTGCCACGCAAGGCAGCGTCATGGACTTCATTGATGCGCTGCTGAAAGCCGGTAATCTGTTCGCGGAAGGGTTTGAGCAGATGGTCAATGCTGGCCTGGCTGGTATGGGTGAAGGTTTTGCCTTTTTCTTCAAAGATTCTGTTGGCCAGATTCTCGAACTCTTGCGTCATGGATTGCCGCGTTTCAGCCAACAATGCCAACTGTTCCTTGAAGTGTTCTTCACGCCGTTCCAAAGTGGTTTTCAGTTGCGCATGCTGCTCGCGCAGGGCCTGGTAGTCACTGTCCAGTTGGCTGTTGGCAGTCAAACGTTCACGCAATTCGCTTGCCCGCTCTTCTTCGGCAAACAGCCTGGCCTGCAAGGTCTCCACCTGTTTTTCCGTTTCGTGGCGCTGCTCATGTGCCCTTGTCAGCTCACTGCGCAGGGTTTCGCGTTCCGCTTTCAGCTGTTCCAGCTCTGACCGCAACCGGCTGGCATGGTCTTCAGCGGCGCGCAATTGCTCCTGCAAGCGGCTTTCTGCCAGCTCTTGCTGATGCAACCGGGACTCGGTCTGACGACGCTCGGCCTGTTCGGCCAGACATTCGGCTTGCTGCTGTTCAGCCCTGATGCGCAGCTGTTCAAGCTCAAAGCCCTGGCGGGCAATCCGTCGGCCATAGACATAAGCTGCCAACAGGTAGCCGGCTGATAACGCTGTCAGTATTGCCACGCTCAGCAGACTGATGGTTTCGACGGTCCATGTACTTGCTGGCATATGAAGCTCCTGGCGTGAAATAAGCGGCTGCAACGGGCAGATCATCATTGTACCCAATCTGAACAAAACCATTGCCTCCGGCAGGCAAGAGTGAAATGACCGATGTAGGGGTTCTGGTCATTTATTGCTAAACTGCAGCAGATTTCCAATCCGACCCCTGAAGGAGCACCCATGAGCGACCTGGTCAGCTACGATTTTTCCGCCGGCATTGCCCACCTGAAGCTGAACAATGGCAAAGTGAATGCCATTTCTCCTGCCGTTATTGAAGCCTTCAACAAGGCGCTGGATCAAGCCGAAGCTGATCGTGCCGTTGTGGTTGTTTCAGGCCAGCCCGGCATGCTGTCTGGTGGGTACGACCTCAAGGTAATGACTTCCGGTCCTGAGGCGGCCATTGCTTTGGTCGCTGCCGGTTCTACCCTGGCCCGCCGCATGCTTTCTCATCCTTACCCGATCATTGTTGCCTGTACTGGCCATGCGGTCGCCAAGGGGGCCTTTATTCTGCTGTCGGCCGATTACCGTGTGGGCGTGGAAGGCCCGTTCAAGATTGGCCTGAACGAAGTTGCTATTGGCATGACCATGCATCATGTCGGCATCGAACTGGCGCGTGCCCGCCTGACCCCTTCAGCATTCAATCGCTCGGTAATCAATGCGGAAATGTTCTCTCCCGAGCAAGCGGTCGCAGCCGGGTTTCTTGACCAGGTAGTGGCAGCCGATGCTCTTGAGCAGACCGCCATGCAAATGGCTGAGCAATTGACACAACTGAACATGCAGGCGCACAAGGCAACCAAACTGAAAACCCGCAAGGCCTTGCTGGAGCGACTGGATCAAGCCATTGCGCAGGACAAGCAGCACGCACTCTGAAAAACAGCGCGATATTGCCGACTGCACGTTGCTGAGCTGTCGGCATTAACTGAGCGCAACGTAACGGCTGATCAGTGCGCGCAAGGCAGCCGGCTTGACGGGCTTGGGCAGAAAATCCAGCCCGGCCAGGCGAATCTCGGTAATCAGTTCGCTGCGACCGTCGGCACTGATAACCACACCGGGAATGTCGCCCAATTGCTCGCGCAGCCAGTGCATCACGGCCATGCCGGTGTCACCGGCGTCCAGGTGGTAATCAACCAGCACCAGTTGCGGAATGAAGCCGGACGCCAGCACGGCAGTGATTTCTTCACGGTTCCGTGCGATTGCCACCTGGCACTGCCAGCGGCTGAGCAAGCTGTGCATG
This sequence is a window from Halopseudomonas salegens. Protein-coding genes within it:
- a CDS encoding DUF7933 domain-containing protein, with the protein product MPTFSKTFAPEVITPGSISRLTFSIDNTAEPLPAESLEFTDNLPAGVTIAGVPSVSNSCAGTVTASGGSTAITLLSGSVGANDSCQVAVDVTASTPGIYTNVSGDLTSTAGNSGSATDDLEVTRLAISKGFIDDPVSAGGMVTLRFTLENFTSSAVTSLAFTDDLDATLTGLAAQGLPLADVCGAGSQVSGTSLLTLTGGSLPASGSCTIDITLQVPAGAPPGDYPNITSNLSGIVGGVPTDAPPASDDLQVTVLPLPPGFTKSFSPATVNAGVASTLTFTIDNSAGILPVTGLSFTDNLPAGLVVATPSNSSTTCTGGTLTTVPGSATVAYTGGTVAAGGTCVILVDVSANTPAIYNSISGELATSSGSSGIASATLTVVLAAGAIMNVPTTSSWSLLMLVMLLAVSALWRRQINPSFRL
- a CDS encoding NAD(P)H-dependent oxidoreductase gives rise to the protein MGDRRILLVVGHPSAQSYGSALAEAYAEEAIRSGHQVRWLRLDQLAFDPLLHDGYRSEQVLEPDLQAAQDWMLWADHLVFVYPVWWGSTPALMKGFLDRTFLPGFAFRYVADKQFPQQLLKGRSAHLLITMDTPPWYFRWVYGAPAVRQMKVTTLEFCGIRPVRSLLMGPILGSTPAQRDRWLRKARALAAQL
- a CDS encoding MerR family transcriptional regulator, with product MGTGSGALQFCWLVFRHILHGGDQVLIGELARRTGASPKAIRLYEARKLLPRVPRKGAYRVYGEEHVQQIQVIRQAQVLGFTLTELGSALKADQVEPDWETLLQQLDRKKTAIRNTIRQLEQLELQVDRIGADIRLCLAESANTSQALCEGVARTHMENMPNGHP
- a CDS encoding cation:proton antiporter, producing the protein MTDLTSGLVLLGFIFLVGLAAESLGRHTPIPRVTLLIIAGVALGPSLLGWLNPAGTEWFNVVSQVALTMVGFLLGGHLSRRTLQRHGRDVLALSLAVTIFTAALVFTAVWLVTDDLALALLLGALATATAPAATTDVVRESGAKGSFTDTLLGVVAVDDAWGVLMFSLMMAAASMIDGGSGMAALSHGAWDIGGAVVLGVVLGVPAAFATGRVSPGDPTLAEALGLVFLCLGAARWFEVSFLLAAVVMGAVVANLARHHARPFHAIEHIQWPFMLVFFLLAGAALKLDALAAVGLLGTAYILARVCGRMFGASLGAKWSAMPKGSGPWMGVALLPQAGVAVGMALVAAEQFPDRAAVLLPVVLGATVVFEIIGPPLTRLALQRAKVRS
- a CDS encoding alpha/beta hydrolase, translating into MPSPVSAIHTALQALTAGLLLSSPLVYAADSVVRIFGVGQGYTVPPGERFKVHYQVIPDAGGDHYFYIDEALVLVRNANLIDRTASGTFNLTYPAGLAKDRLLELRICIGATPVAPCDQVSIRAGHVLTPEQAIEISPSGVAGHLPPLTSVDIGYTILKPTASDQLFYIDDELRERRTATSPQSGFKTIRYSGGLKDGEERLLRFCVDEGTASSACGFAMVTGGQPPDGVDVPEPFSAADLAAHYQPVTGCSPVCGYYSNIYYGDPDVSWVPERGDGQPDGLRMDLYYSHPDGRLNPEAPPATLIIYGHSAGSNKESLLSRNQSLLSHLLDIADSGAGVVVASIDFRHPLKQLEDDLTPTSVDDFSHAIQFARHQAAALNINPDDIFLVGTSLGGGVAVHAAVRDIANPSDPSEVRRTSSSVRGVVTRDAQTSFSPHWFRSHFLETAVAARYQTDLLDDEQRLIYGHAPAGVNSDSPLMELLYTSHYIDHKVTLPEYLGRTVDLVHLPNYGLVMEAQYQLYGLDDRIRVMERYAGNFGRDAARFIAQHRLGRY
- a CDS encoding tetratricopeptide repeat protein, with product MNLLTKILLVLVVYSGFSFSAHAGATRHMTSTPAQQAAYDKAVALLDGWRGDPRALDAAKVKLDGVLRADPEFAPAHRAYARYYIMSSYISGGRYEPEGVAAAERSVDEALRLDPGYADAYVSAGNIYYLQDRLTDALDALDKARKIGTESPWLALNTANVLIAQGKHGDALLLYQSVIDSGTESSKAMSSAFGGLLDYYKGSGQFEKVEETYHRQIANDPDSAWLYGNYGAFLLCTKDDAEAAIVQFRMALDRMQYGMAISGLAAALYRQGISQPDNNRDFISEAKRLRQGTPVQVVTQFCHGGPAVLIMQNAAI
- the rmuC gene encoding DNA recombination protein RmuC; the encoded protein is MPASTWTVETISLLSVAILTALSAGYLLAAYVYGRRIARQGFELEQLRIRAEQQQAECLAEQAERRQTESRLHQQELAESRLQEQLRAAEDHASRLRSELEQLKAERETLRSELTRAHEQRHETEKQVETLQARLFAEEERASELRERLTANSQLDSDYQALREQHAQLKTTLERREEHFKEQLALLAETRQSMTQEFENLANRIFEEKGKTFTHTSQASIDHLLKPFREQITGFQQRINEVHDAALRGNSSLGAEIRKVLDIGLQMSKEANNLTSALKGDSQQRGAWGEAQLRRTLEMSGLMEDAHFETQSSFKTKDGKNRQTDYLIKLPDGKHIIIDSKVSLLAYERAVSAETPELGKLAMDEHIKAVRRHIDELAAKDYTNLVGMRSPSFVLMFMPIEPAYIEALKNNRDLFEYGYNKGIVLVSHTTLIPILRTVSNLWMIERSNTEAREISEKAGEIYNQVGLVAERLSKLGVTLATVSNHYNNTVTALAGKQGLYGKVDRFSQLSAKASKSLPSLEPAHMDFEHDRLALVVEAIPDKDDATDST
- a CDS encoding crotonase/enoyl-CoA hydratase family protein is translated as MSDLVSYDFSAGIAHLKLNNGKVNAISPAVIEAFNKALDQAEADRAVVVVSGQPGMLSGGYDLKVMTSGPEAAIALVAAGSTLARRMLSHPYPIIVACTGHAVAKGAFILLSADYRVGVEGPFKIGLNEVAIGMTMHHVGIELARARLTPSAFNRSVINAEMFSPEQAVAAGFLDQVVAADALEQTAMQMAEQLTQLNMQAHKATKLKTRKALLERLDQAIAQDKQHAL